TCTCCACAGTTGGATCACACCGCTTCACTCTTCTCTACCTAACactcgtctctctctctctctctctcactacGCTCGTCCGCTTCAACAATGGCGACTCTTATGCAGAAAATCAAGGACATCGAAGATGAGGTACCTTCTCCTTCACCTCTATTCTCTCTTGCTTTTTCTAAACCCTAGAACTCTAAGCTCCGTTCGGTCAGTAAAAATTGAAGGATATTAGAGATGTTTAGCCTTATCATTTTCGGACCTTAGGGCTTAGAGGCTTAGAGCACGATTAAACCAGAGATTAAATCACTGTTTGTATTCGCGTTCGAGATTATGAGGCTTAATCAAGTTTTGTATTTGCTTAGCTCAGTTGAGATGGTTGAGAAATCGATTTGGATAGAAATTTTGCATTCGCTGTGATACTTGTTAGGCTAGTTCGGATTTATTCTCCATCAGTTAAATTCAATCGAGAAGAACGATAACAGACAATTGAGATTTCCGATTTCCGAGTGTACCTTTTGTTTTCGTGCTGAATTGATGGCTCTTCTGATTGTTGAATTCAACGTAGAATGTTGGAATCATCATTCATCAAATTTTGGCTTCTTtgattaaatatttaaatttaaGCTGGACTCGATCACTAGTTGTCAACTTTACCTGATATGCATTTGGCATTTTCGGTTTGATTGTATTGAATATCTGCAACTGTTTGATTTATTTCTTGTCGATTCACGGTTGAAATGTGTGGCGTTGATTATAATTTGATGCATCTGGATGTTGTGAATTCTCTCGCCGTTTAATTAGAATACTAATACGCTTTGTGGTTAATTGCAGATGGCCAGGACTCAAAAGAACAAGGCTACGGCCCATCACTTGGGTTTGCTGAAGGTGAGCGGAAAAGTGGCTTCTTTACTGTGTTGTATTATCATTAATTGATCTTTGAGATTTGATCTTGATGTGGCTCATTATTTGTTGGTTTGTTGTTAGGCTAAACTTGCAAAGTTAAGGAGAGACCTACTTGAGCCCTCGACaaaaggtggtggtggtgctgGTGAAGGTTTTGACGTCACTAAAAGTGGAGATGCAAGAGTTGGTCTGGTGGGTTTCCCTTCAGTCGGGAAGTCTACTCTGCTCAATAAATTGACGGGGACTTTTTCAGAGGTAGGGTACTGTTGATATATCTAAATCTATCCCAAATATGTTTGAAtagtcacttttttttttatgtagaGTGGAAGCATATAGACTTTGGTTGAGATCACTGATATGTTTAATCGCTGCAACTTGTCTCTAGTATTGGGACAAATGTGGACCAACTTTTTGATGCAATCTGCTGGGATTCATTGCCTGGTGTTTGATGATCATTTTGTACTTTTTTCATATTGTCCCAAAACATTTGTTCGTTTAATAGCTGTAGCTGTCAGTCTAGGGATTTAAACCTACTTGTGCTTTTCAGATTGCAAGTGCAAATCTGTTTGATTGATATAAGTTTCGTAAGTTGTCTGAAAAAGTGTATATTCTTCTCAGAGATAGATTACTTTAGCAATTTAGGGGATCACAAACTGATGAAACATAAGTGATATACACCCGCCCTTTGCATGCAACTATTCCTGGGATTAGTTGTTTGTGAATTCAATATGGAACTATTAGATTTTTATCTGTTTATTTCCCTCCAAAAGCGAAATTCTTAACTACATGCATGGAATGCATAAATATTAGGAGTCATCCTTTTATATTAGTTTTTATGTcgaaggttttttttttggcctgatgatgaaattggtgGTCAATACTTTCACATAAAATTGAGTTAGGGGTTGAGAATCTTTATTCCTCTGTCTAACTAATGTGTATGCAAGTGATGAAGCTTGAAAGCTTGCTTACCGTGAgatttgaatgaaattttttaacTATCCGCTCTTTGAATTATCTTATTAATTATAATCTTAATGTTCTAAAGGCTGTTtggtgtgtatctttacaggtTGCATCATATGAATTTACTACCTTAACTTGCATTCCAGGTGTGATTGTCTATCGAGGTGCAAAAATTCAGGTACCATTTATATTATCTTTGGTGATATTTTATCTTTTACCATTCATCATGATAATCTAGATTCTAATAACAGAAACTAATCACGCTATATATTGAACTGTTATATTGTCTTGTATATGATTCTTGTGTGTCAATTCTTGACGTGCATATGACATTCATACCtctaattataaatataaatattccTCAAAAATACGCTCCAAAGTTCCCATGTGGTAGCTTCATTTTTAGAACTCAAAAATATAGGCAGGCTCTGTCTCATGTATCACCGAATTCagaaaattaaataatttaataaatcagATGGGATTTCAAAATTGACAAGAAATGTGCATATTCTCAATGGTTTTCTGCctgtattttgattttcaaaaGGTTTGGGGTTTTAACTTTTCAGTTAAAACACAAAAGGTTCATGAATGGGAACCACAATTATAGGTAAAATTGAGGGTGGCTGCAGAAATGATGAGTAAGCTAAATTTGACTTACGATTTTGGTTACCTCTGCGTCTTTTCTTAATCATGGTTCTCACATTATCTTTCTCACGTCATTTTCATCATATCCTTTTTAGCAGAGTTACATCTACAACAACATTTATACCAGTCGTACATCTTTTTTGACAAGCAACTCAGATTTGTAGCATTTTGACAATTATGTAGTTTATGAGTGGGATCTGCTTCTCTTTGTAGCCTCCATTTGCAACAGAACACGTTAGGCTGTGATGtacgtgtgtgtgtgtgtgtgtgagtaATTATCTAGACTAGCTGGATCATGCCTTAACAGCATATCTTCATCTTTCAAGATGGAAGTCCTGGATTTCATGGGCGAAGCTTTGTTATAATCATGTTATGCATTTATCACTTGTTGAGATAGGCTCGTGAGGTTCCCCTATTATTAGTTTATGTCTTTTTAACTTTGCCATTCTCATTCCTTAATCTGCAGCTGTTGGATCTCCCTGGAATTATTGAGGGTGCCAAGGATGGAAAGGGTCGAGGAAGACAGGTAATGTGTCCAAGTATACtcccacaatttttttttctttgaaagaCCATAAATGATAAATTTCAATGCATTTTTTAATATAACCACTTTGGTTTATGATATTTGCATTCCGATGACCCCAACAATTGTTTTATTCCCTGGTAAAATGAGTAAAGGCCTAAAGGGGAGAGATGAGAGAAATGTGAAAAACATAAACTCACTTAGATGAATTAATGCTCCCATATGGAAGATCTCTCAAGACGTATTTCTACCGGGGGCTAACCGGTGCCCACTCTGGTCCGTCTAGCTCCCATTTGCTCATGCAAAAGAAGTACAGTTAGTGGTTAGACTTAAAGCTGCCAAACAAACAAATGTTGAACATTGTCTTCTTACATCTCATATTCATTGCTACCAGAAAGATAGGTTTGGTTTTTAAACCTATGGGCCATCTTAAATTGATGTCTGTAGTTATTAAAGATATTAAACAATATATATCTCATGAAAACTGCTCGGTATTTATAGCTTTCTTTAAGAATGACCTTGATATGTTTTGTTAAATTTGCAATTATGGAGGCTTGAGGGTTAAGATATGCCTGATATTGTATTGTTGGAATATAAAGTAGTTTGCTCCCTTCTGAGTTTGTTTGTAAATTTGGCTTCCATGACATCCAGGTTATCAGCACTGCTCGAACATGCAATTGCATAATAATTGTTCTAGATGCAATAAAGCCAATAACTCACAAACGTCTAATTGAGAAAGAGCTTGAGGGATTTGGTATAAGGTAATCTTTGTTGTTCCCAATTTTTTTAGTCGGTACAGGTTTTACTgtgatataaatttataaatctGTATAAGCTTGATGTTAGCAATTGTGCTCAGGTCTTAAGAGCATTGATGCATTGTCAGTATTGTCCCTCCATACAGATAATTAGATAATGTATGTATGTGTATGTGACTTTCAGAAGCTGTCATTTATCTAAATATGCTGGCGTCTAATAATTTTGCCTTTTGTTtgcaatatataaatttttttccaGCCTTTATGAATTATTGGTTTACCAATTGTCTCGCATTTCTCAAAAACAGAAGTTGTATATAAAACCTGTCTGGGAACTGAACCCACTCTTTCTTGAGAAAGTAGTTAACATTAGTGGCTTCTGGAAACTGCTTCAGGtctcttaaaaaaatttagaaactGTAGTGCATACCGCCTTTTCACTGTTTTTTGTGGGTTTTAACAACAGGAGTCTGTCACGCTTTCAGTCGCCAATTGTAGCATATTAacattataattttctttcgGTGCGTTGTGTGCGTGATGCTTTTGAGCCACTTAAACCAACAATGAATTAAAAGAACATTGATTCAATTGTCTCCAGGCACACAAACACATGTAGGTAAAATGGTTACCAAAAAGCATGTAGATGTTGATGTAGATGCAACCTTTGGTCAAGTCTCTAGAGCCTTTTGTTCTTCCAGATTATCTCAAAGTTTCTGTGCATCATCTGATTGGCTAAATGCTTATTCTGATCAGGTTAAACAAGGAGCCGCCTAACCTGACCTTCAGGAAGAAAGAGAAGGGTGGAATCAATTTCACCTCAACGGTTACCAACACACATTTGGATCTTGAAACTGTGAAGGCAATTTGTAGTGAATATAGAATTCACAATGCTGATATCACTCTTAGGTTTGATGCAACTGCTGATGACCTCATAGATGTTATTGAAGGCAGTAGGGTATACATGCCTTGCATCTATGCTGTGAACAAGATTGATCAAATTACTCTGGAAGAACTTGAGATTTTGGATAAACTTCCTCACTACAGTCCCGTCAGGTAACTTATAACATACAGCTGATTTTAATAATTTCACAATGAACTATGAATGGTAAAtatgaaattaagaaaaaaatattgaatGTAACATTGTAATATTTGTAGTAACTAATGTTTTACATAACTATATTGAGCATTAGATTTAATGTTCCCCTGTACTGATAGTATACAAATTTTGAAAGGAAAAAACAGGAGTATTGGACTTGAATGTTTCAGGTTCATGATTGTCTGGCATTATTCATcgttgtaagttgtaacttataatttcattttacaCGACTCATCTGCAGTGCTCACCTAGAGTGGAACCTTGACGGTTTGCTGGAGAAGATATGGGAGTATCTCAATTTAACTCGCATATACACGAAACCTAAAGGAATGAATCCAGATTATGAAGACCCTGTGATCCTATCATCTAAGACAAGGACAGTTGAGGATTTTTGTGagcgaattcataaagatttcATTAAACAATTCAAGTAGTAAGTGCCATCTCCTTAAATTtcgtagttttttttttttctcactgATAATACCTTGACAATGGGAAATCTTGAAAAGGCATTTCTGGAGTTGTCTCATATCTGTAGGAAACTACACTTTCAAGTTCATATAgactttttctttcattatatGTTTCGAACTTGATGCCTTTACTTTTGGCTATCAAGGGTTTTAGGCCTGAATATTGACATAGCCCCTTTTTGTTGCAGTGCTCTGGTTTGGGGGTCTAGCGCGAAGCACAAGCCCCAAAGAGTTGGAAAGGTTGATTTTATCTTGATTCCCATGTcatctctttcatttttcttgtgCTTTGTTACTATAAATTCCTGTGTTAATCAAAGAGCATGTCTGTCTTGTAATTGGCAACAGGAGCATCTGCTTGAAGATGAGGATGTCGTTCAGATTATCAAAAAGGTGTGATTTGGAAGGAAGTCAGAAAAATATGTGCAACTTAAGCATCAGTACATGGTTTGTGGGGCTACAGCTTATGAGATTCATCGCTTGTACTTTGCAGTTTTTGCATCACTTTTTGTCTGTTCTATTAGTGGTAAGGGTAGGCAAAGTTTAAGGAGGATTGATAACCGAAATCTTGGTACCTTACTGCAGCTTTATGTGATCAAGCTGTTCTTGGTATTATGTTCTACGTGGATACTAATGAATATCGTCTATGAGATTGTAAGACAGCATGTATGAAATGCATCAAAGATTAGTATGACCTTTTGTTAATCTGTATCTTCCTTTACGATGAGGTGTCAACTACTATATGAATGGTAGCCTTTTGTATGCTCTTCCTTTTGTACTTTGTTTGCAGAATAATCTATTAGTTCCCCTGTAGCCTTATTACTTGTGAGCTATTAGAATGTCATTTTGAAGAATATCTAGTCTGCTATGTTTGCTTCGAGTGTATAGCGACGTACCCTTTATTTGATTGGAACCTAGAACCACTTCCATGGTTCCATGTCTAGACTCCAGACCAGAATCAGCAACAACTGCATTCGTGCCTTTGATGACGATAACGATGAGGATGGAAATGCCTTGGCACGCATGTGAAACAAGTTGTGCAAGTCCATGGCAAAGTACACTCCCCGAGTGGAGCCAAGTTCCTTCTTCTCTGATATGGCATAATTGGTGAGCCATGCATTCTGGTGCAATGTAACCTCGCATGCCCCTCAACGTCGTGTGTACTTTGCCAATCCAAAATCTGAAATCTTGGCATTAAAGTTGTCGTCAAGAAGCACATTTTCAGGTTCCCAACGGATTACTGAATCTTGTGTTCCAAACCAGAAATCGATC
This genomic interval from Argentina anserina chromosome 1, drPotAnse1.1, whole genome shotgun sequence contains the following:
- the LOC126794328 gene encoding developmentally-regulated G-protein 3; its protein translation is MATLMQKIKDIEDEMARTQKNKATAHHLGLLKAKLAKLRRDLLEPSTKGGGGAGEGFDVTKSGDARVGLVGFPSVGKSTLLNKLTGTFSEVASYEFTTLTCIPGVIVYRGAKIQLLDLPGIIEGAKDGKGRGRQVISTARTCNCIIIVLDAIKPITHKRLIEKELEGFGIRLNKEPPNLTFRKKEKGGINFTSTVTNTHLDLETVKAICSEYRIHNADITLRFDATADDLIDVIEGSRVYMPCIYAVNKIDQITLEELEILDKLPHYSPVSAHLEWNLDGLLEKIWEYLNLTRIYTKPKGMNPDYEDPVILSSKTRTVEDFCERIHKDFIKQFKYALVWGSSAKHKPQRVGKEHLLEDEDVVQIIKKV